One stretch of Armatimonadota bacterium DNA includes these proteins:
- a CDS encoding site-specific integrase, which yields MEKAARVRLQMASGPLPEPGRLSVAKFAQQWLSDVVSVSTRPSTLAFYESRVRNHIVPVIGGVQIAKLSPIHVQAVLAEMERRGASRSHQRGVLRTLHRMLEQAVTWGFLPRNPCDLVPKPKATQREMCALTPEQAARFLQAARQDRYYALFAVLLGCGLRLGEALALTWPDVDLEGGKITVRRQVTWVKGRPVWTEPKTTAGRRVVDMPRFVVEALRGHQERQRAEGWLLNDQLLVFTDEAGGPVRPENLRRRNFARVLRAAGLPRMRLHDLRHSYATLSLKAGVHPRVVQQQLGHSTVTTTMETYSHVLPGLGREAAERLDRVVRESGA from the coding sequence ATGGAGAAGGCTGCCCGCGTACGGCTCCAGATGGCGTCCGGTCCCCTTCCTGAGCCTGGCAGGCTCAGCGTGGCCAAGTTCGCACAGCAGTGGTTGTCCGACGTGGTGTCGGTCAGCACCAGGCCGAGCACCTTGGCGTTCTACGAGTCGCGCGTCCGCAACCACATCGTCCCGGTCATCGGAGGAGTACAGATCGCAAAACTCTCCCCGATCCACGTGCAAGCGGTGCTGGCGGAGATGGAGCGGCGCGGTGCGAGCCGCAGCCATCAGCGCGGTGTCCTGCGCACCCTGCACCGGATGCTGGAGCAGGCGGTGACTTGGGGCTTCCTGCCACGGAATCCCTGTGATCTAGTGCCTAAACCCAAGGCAACCCAGAGGGAGATGTGCGCCCTTACACCGGAGCAGGCTGCCCGCTTCCTACAGGCCGCGCGCCAGGACCGATACTACGCACTGTTCGCCGTGCTGCTGGGGTGCGGCTTGCGCCTAGGCGAGGCCCTGGCCCTGACCTGGCCGGACGTGGACCTCGAGGGAGGCAAGATCACGGTCCGCCGGCAGGTCACATGGGTTAAGGGAAGGCCTGTGTGGACGGAGCCGAAGACCACCGCCGGGCGGCGGGTGGTGGACATGCCCAGGTTCGTGGTGGAGGCCCTGCGGGGGCATCAGGAGCGGCAGCGGGCTGAGGGGTGGTTGCTGAACGACCAGCTCCTGGTCTTCACCGATGAGGCCGGAGGCCCCGTGCGGCCCGAGAACCTGAGACGGCGCAACTTCGCCCGCGTGCTGCGCGCCGCAGGCCTCCCGCGGATGCGGTTGCATGACCTCCGGCACAGCTACGCGACCCTCAGCCTGAAGGCCGGTGTCCACCCACGGGTGGTCCAGCAGCAGCTCGGGCACTCCACCGTCACGACCACCATGGAGACCTACAGCCACGTGCTGCCGGGCCTGGGGCGGGAGGCGGCGGAAAGGCTGGACCGCGTAGTACGGGAGTCCGGGGCATGA
- a CDS encoding helix-turn-helix domain-containing protein, with product MLTVREVARRLRVTEESVRRWLRGGLLRGVPLRGRAGWRIPEAELLRFIEERARGRQPAG from the coding sequence ATGCTGACCGTGCGCGAGGTAGCCCGCAGGCTCCGGGTGACCGAGGAGTCGGTCCGCCGGTGGTTGCGCGGCGGCCTGCTCCGGGGCGTGCCCCTCCGGGGCCGGGCGGGCTGGCGGATCCCGGAAGCAGAATTGCTCAGGTTCATTGAGGAGCGGGCTAGGGGCAGGCAGCCTGCCGGGTAG